GGCTGTTACCGGCTCATTCCTGAAGAAAGCAAGGCGCATGAAATATCTGTTTGCCGCCGTGGTGCTCGGCAGTGCCAGCCTGGCCAGCCAGGCCGCGCTGCGTTCGCCGGCGGAGGCACCCGCCGCCATCGAGCACAGCGAAAGCTGCCGCTGGGATCTGCGCAGCGGCAGCGACTGCCGGGTGGAGCAAAGCATCACCATTCTGCGCGAGGCCGGGCGCGACAAGAACGGCACGCAAACCCTGTGGTACGAACCGGACGACAAGCTGGAGGTGCGCGAGGCCTACACCCTGCAGCCGGATGGCCGGCGCATCAACGTGGCCACGCGCGATCAGCAGCGCGGCAATGCCGCCGATGACAACGGTTTCAACAACTACCAGTTCCTGAAGCTGGCATTCCCGGAGGTGAAGGTAGGCAGCAAGCTGGTGCTGCACCTGCGCCGCTTCTCGCCGGTGATCAAGCCGTTCGGCCTGCTGGCCAAGCGCTTCGTGTTCGATGACGACGATCTGCGCTACGACCGCATGAGTTACGAAGTCAGCGCCGGCCAGCAGCTGTTCTGGCGCGTGAACGACCCGCAGCAGAAACTGGATGCGCAGGCGGACCAGAATGGCCGCCACCTGCGCATCCAGCTGCGTGCGCCGCTGTACCTGGGCATTACCGAAGCGGGCGACCGCCTCAAGCTGCGCAACCCGCTGCAGTTCGATGTCAGCACCGTGGCCGATGCCCGCGAGGCGGAACGCCCGGCGGCGCAGGCCATAGCCCGACTGTTGGCCGCACCGCTGCCGCCGCTGGCGCAGCAGGCGGTACGGGCGGCCAGCGGCCAGCCGTGGCAACAACAGGTGGCGCAGCTGCTGGAGGACGTCAACGACCGCATCCGCTACATGGGTGACTGGCGGGTATCGGAAAACGGGGTGATCCCGTTCCCGCTGGCCGATATCGAGCGGCGCGGCTTTGGCGACTGCAAGGACATGGCGCTGACCCTGACCGCCATGCTGCGGGCGGTGGGGCTGGATGCCAGCGTGGCCTTCGTGCGCAGCGACTGGGACAACCGCCCGCCGCTGCTGGTGACCTGGGGCTATTTCAACCATGCCATCGTGCGGCTGAAGGTGGAGGGCGTCAGCTACTGGCTGGACCCGACCAGCAAGGTCAATGCGCTGGGCAGCACGTCCATCCTGCTGCAGGATCGCGTGGCCTTCGTGCTGGGGGCGGAGGGAGCCGTGCAGCCGGAGACGATTCCAGCCAACCCGCCGCCGGCGCGTTTCGAGGAGCAGGTGCAGGATTTCACCTCGCTGGATGGCAAGCGCTGGCGCATGAGCGGCAGCAATGTGCTGCATGGCCAGACGGTGCGCGAGCTGTTCGAGGACGAGCTGGCCAGCAATCGCAGCGATGCCGATTCCTCGCTGGTGCGTGATTATTTCCTGTTCGAGAACATGAACCTGCGCTCGCTGAAAGTGGAGCGCGGCACGGCGCAGCGGCTGGTGAGCAGCCCCTACACCGTCACCGCGCTGGCCACGGTGGGCAATGTCACCCGCCCGCTGGGGCCGTACCGCCTGGCCGACCTGCGCCTGCTGCGGCCGCGCATCGAGAACCTGCGCGACTACTACGCGCAGGATGGCGTCAGCGATTACTTTCTGGAAGTGGGCGGCTACAGTGGTGTTACCCGCCTGCACGGGGTGAAGCCGCTGCTGCAGGCCGCCAGCTGCAAGGTGCAGTCGCGCTGGCTGGATTACGCCATCGCACCGGTGGCGGTGGTGGACGGCATCGGCCTGCGCTATGAGTTGCAGCGCAAGGTCAACTGGGTCAGCGGCGACGAGTTGCACAGCGAAGACTTCCGGCAGATGCTGGATCAGCTGGAGGAGTGCGATGCCCAGGCACAGCTGCTGCTGTACCGCTGACAAGCGGTTCGCGATCTGCTGCGCGTCGGCGATACGGCGTTAAAATCGGCGTCGGCATGCGCGTTTACCATTGCTTTTGCCTTGTCTCGCTCCAGCTCGCCGGATCGTGAATACCCGCCAACCGTTTTGCCAGGGGGATGGCATGAAGACAGTCTCGACCCGCCGTTTGCTGCGGCATCGCCTGCAGCAGCTGCTGCTGGACATCCGTGACACCATGCCGCGACTGAGCGAGGCAGAGGATGCGGAGGCGCTGCATCAGCTGCGCATCGCCCTGCGCCAACTGCGCAGCCTGCTGCAGGCCCTGGCAGCCTTGCCCAATGGCAAGCCGTTGCGGATTGTGCAGGGCCAGCTGGGCGAGTTTACCCAGCGCAGCAACTCGTGGCGGGACCGGGAAGTACGGCTGCAGCAGCTGGAAACGTTGGCCGCACAGTACGATACCCGGACCTTTGCCGCCTGGCGGCGGCGGGAGGCGCAGCAGCTGCAGGCAGGCAGGTGCCAGCTGCAGCAGCAGGCGAGCGAGCTGGAACAATTGCTGGAGGCCAGCTGGCAGCATTGCCAGCCGGTGCTGAGCAATGGCAGCGAACGCCTGCGCCGGGGCTTGCGGTCGGCGCTGCAGCGCACCCGTCGGCGCTACCGCACGGCGCGGGTAGCCTGGCGGCAGCAGGCTGGCGACGAGCAGGCCGAGCATCGCGTGCGACTGTTGGCCAAGCGCCTGCGCTACCAGGTGGAAGTGTGTGCCGATGTGGTGGGCAAGCGCTGGTTGCGCCGGGCCGAACGTGCCAAGCAGTGTCAGCAGCAGCTGGGCGATGCTCGCGACCGGGTGCTGCTGCTGCGCAGCCTGCGCGAGGATGCGGTGCCGCTGCCGGCGGCGTTGCGCCGCTTGCTGGGGCTGTAGCGTTAGCCCGGATTACGGCGGTTTTTCTTTTCCAGGCCGGCCTCCACCTTGGCCTTGCTCCTGTCCTTGGCCGGCCGCGTGCTGGGCTCGCCTTTCTGGATGCGGTGCAGGCGGCGGCGAATCTCGTCGCTGTCCATCCAGATATCCTCTCCCTTGAAGATGCGCTCCAGCTCCACGTCGGCCAGGAAAGGGCGGCACACGTGGCGCATCACCTTCTCGAACCATTTGCTGCTGGCCAGTACCTGTGCCTGCTGCTCGTTGCCCTTGCCGATCAGCGCCGATGAATAGTTGTGGAACATCAGCTGGCAGGTGTCGTGCAGGATCAGCTCGTCGCCGGCCAGGAACAGCAGCGCGCCCATGGAGTAGGCACGCGCTTCCAGGATGGTGATTACGTGCGCCGGGCTGGCGGCGATATTGTTGATGATCTGCAGCCCGGTATCGAAATTGCCGCCCGGCGTGTTCAGGTGCAGGAAGATCACGTCGGTATTGCTGGCGCTGCGCAGGGTGTACAGCAGGTCGGTGTAGTAGATGGGCGCACCGATTTCCCCGCTCAGGTAGAAGGAAATCTGCCGTACCGTGCCCTGTGCCTCGTAGCGGCGGAACAGCGGCACGCTGTCTTCATCATCGTCATCATCGTCGTTCTGGCGCGGCTGGTTGCGTAGTGGCAGGCGGGACATGACGGCTCCTCGAATGGTTGTGGGCGGCCGCTGCGAGGTGGCCATGTCTTGATGGTAGTGTCTGCTCCGCCGTTGTGCTGCGCCAGCAAACAGCACGGGCCGCATTGCGGCCCGTGCTGTTTGCTGGCAGAGGGTTTACATGTCCAGCTTGCTGACCTTGGTGCCTTCCAGCGTCAGGTTGGCCATCAGGCCGGCATTGGTCATCACGAAACCGATTACCGGTTGCTGTGCGGTATTCAGGTCGATATCGCCGTTGGCGCCGACTTTGGCCAGTGCCACCGAGGCATCCACGCCGGCGGTCCAGCCATTGCCGCTACGGAATTTGTTCAGCGCATCCTGCGTCATGAACAGGAAGATCACCGCCTTGGACTGGGCGCCCAGCTGCCAGCCGAGCGAGCCGCTGACGGTCTGGTAGTAGCCAGCAGGCTGGCCGCCCACGCGCAGCGCACCCTTGCCGTACTCGGCGCCCACCACGAAGCCGGCGGCCAGCACCGTCGGGAAGATCAGTACACCCTTGGCCTTGCCGACCAGCTCCTGCGAGCCGTGGGCATTGCGGTACAGGCGTTCCAGCGTGGCATTGTAGCCGGCATCGATTTCCTGGCGCTGGCTGGCGAGGCCGCCGGCGCTGGCCTCGGTGCTTGGTTTGGTTGTGGTCATGTAGCCGCCATGGGTTGTGGTACAGGCACTGGTGAACAGTGTCAGTACGGCAGCCGCTGCAACCAGCGGTTTGTGCGGATTCATCATGTCCTCCTGACTGCGGCCGCATTTGGCCGCATGAGTAATGCAGCACGGCGCGAGTGCGCCATCCTGCCCTTGTTATAGGCAATGACGCTGGTGTCAGGTGTTTGATTGGTATGGGTTTATTGACGATTTGTGCCAGTTGCGGCGCTGGCGCTAGTGGTGCGGGCGGCTGTTGTGGCGGGCCTGGCGCCGTTGCCACAGTGCCGCCAGCATCAGCGCCACCACCGCCAGGTTGAGCAGCAGCGAGCCCACGCTCAGCCAGCTGACACGGTGAATGATCTCGGCGATTTCGAACGGCACGTAGATGGTACCGCTGGCCGCAGCCAGCAGCTCGGCCCAGGTGGCTTCGCGGTACAGGCCGTAGGCTTCGACAAAGCGCAGCGTGGAGTAGGCGGCGGCGCCCAGTGCGATCAGCATCAGCTTGCCGTTCTGCAGGTGCTCCGCCGCGGTGATGAAAATGCTGGGATAGTGCGCCGCCGGGTTCAGGTGTGCGTGCTCCACCATGCGCACGGCGATATCGTGCAGGTCCTTGTGCAGCAGCAGCAGCAGGCCGGAGGCGCCAGCCAGCGCCAGAAAACCCTTGAATGCCTCGAAGGCGGCAACGGCGCGGATGGCCTGGCGTGTCTGCATGGTAAGTCTCGGTGATACGGGAACGGGGAAGGGTGGTTGACTGGCAGGCGGGGCAAAAGTGCTACTGCCTGGGGCGCCATTCTAGCGCAGCTGTGTGTGTTTTTTGCGTCCTGCCGCTAGCGGGTCTTTTCCTGCAGGAACAGCGAAAACAGCTCGCCCTGCGAATTGATGCCCAGCTTGCTGTACAAGTGCTTGCGGTGCGCCTTCACGGTATCGGTGGCGATGCCCAGCCGCTGCGCAATGCCCTTGGAGGAATAACCGCTGAGCAGCAGCTGGCCGATTTCCTGCTCGCGGGCGGTGAGGTTGGCACCGGC
This Vogesella sp. LIG4 DNA region includes the following protein-coding sequences:
- a CDS encoding DUF3857 domain-containing protein, translating into MKYLFAAVVLGSASLASQAALRSPAEAPAAIEHSESCRWDLRSGSDCRVEQSITILREAGRDKNGTQTLWYEPDDKLEVREAYTLQPDGRRINVATRDQQRGNAADDNGFNNYQFLKLAFPEVKVGSKLVLHLRRFSPVIKPFGLLAKRFVFDDDDLRYDRMSYEVSAGQQLFWRVNDPQQKLDAQADQNGRHLRIQLRAPLYLGITEAGDRLKLRNPLQFDVSTVADAREAERPAAQAIARLLAAPLPPLAQQAVRAASGQPWQQQVAQLLEDVNDRIRYMGDWRVSENGVIPFPLADIERRGFGDCKDMALTLTAMLRAVGLDASVAFVRSDWDNRPPLLVTWGYFNHAIVRLKVEGVSYWLDPTSKVNALGSTSILLQDRVAFVLGAEGAVQPETIPANPPPARFEEQVQDFTSLDGKRWRMSGSNVLHGQTVRELFEDELASNRSDADSSLVRDYFLFENMNLRSLKVERGTAQRLVSSPYTVTALATVGNVTRPLGPYRLADLRLLRPRIENLRDYYAQDGVSDYFLEVGGYSGVTRLHGVKPLLQAASCKVQSRWLDYAIAPVAVVDGIGLRYELQRKVNWVSGDELHSEDFRQMLDQLEECDAQAQLLLYR
- a CDS encoding CHAD domain-containing protein, which encodes MKTVSTRRLLRHRLQQLLLDIRDTMPRLSEAEDAEALHQLRIALRQLRSLLQALAALPNGKPLRIVQGQLGEFTQRSNSWRDREVRLQQLETLAAQYDTRTFAAWRRREAQQLQAGRCQLQQQASELEQLLEASWQHCQPVLSNGSERLRRGLRSALQRTRRRYRTARVAWRQQAGDEQAEHRVRLLAKRLRYQVEVCADVVGKRWLRRAERAKQCQQQLGDARDRVLLLRSLREDAVPLPAALRRLLGL
- a CDS encoding ATP-dependent Clp protease proteolytic subunit, with amino-acid sequence MSRLPLRNQPRQNDDDDDDEDSVPLFRRYEAQGTVRQISFYLSGEIGAPIYYTDLLYTLRSASNTDVIFLHLNTPGGNFDTGLQIINNIAASPAHVITILEARAYSMGALLFLAGDELILHDTCQLMFHNYSSALIGKGNEQQAQVLASSKWFEKVMRHVCRPFLADVELERIFKGEDIWMDSDEIRRRLHRIQKGEPSTRPAKDRSKAKVEAGLEKKNRRNPG
- a CDS encoding YSC84-related protein is translated as MTTTKPSTEASAGGLASQRQEIDAGYNATLERLYRNAHGSQELVGKAKGVLIFPTVLAAGFVVGAEYGKGALRVGGQPAGYYQTVSGSLGWQLGAQSKAVIFLFMTQDALNKFRSGNGWTAGVDASVALAKVGANGDIDLNTAQQPVIGFVMTNAGLMANLTLEGTKVSKLDM
- a CDS encoding DUF2127 domain-containing protein — translated: MQTRQAIRAVAAFEAFKGFLALAGASGLLLLLHKDLHDIAVRMVEHAHLNPAAHYPSIFITAAEHLQNGKLMLIALGAAAYSTLRFVEAYGLYREATWAELLAAASGTIYVPFEIAEIIHRVSWLSVGSLLLNLAVVALMLAALWQRRQARHNSRPHH